The window TAGATTTTGGGGATCAACAATGTTGACTGTGATACAATTAGATCATGGTTGAGAATAGtgatttcttttcttggtttcttcTGCTGTATAGAGACATTGGTTTTGCTGTTAATGCTGGCTTATTTTTTGTATAAGATATCATCCTGTTATGACTTCTAAAAAGGTGTGACGTGGTCTGTATGTTTTTGTATTTGGTTTTTGCTCGTGTTGTAGAATTATATGGACAAAAAAAAACTTTCGTAGAATATTTAATTAGCCCAAAGAAATATAAATGAATGGgaagtatatattttttctcatgTCTCTTTTTCATCTTTATGTGTCCTCAATCAGGAAGAAGAAACCGAGAGATTGGGAGGAAATTGGATATTCTGCCTTTCCAATCTTTAGTTTCTATATTGCTGCAGGTCACAACTCATTAGTTACTTGGAGCTGAAAAATGCGAGCCGATTGTGAATGTTTGAAGAAGAGTCCTATGCTTACGCTTTTGCAGTTTGAGCATTCTGGATGATGGCGTGATTTAGAAGTGATCTTTAGATACATTTTAACTTTATTTCCTTGCACTTCTACTTGGACTAAATGTTAAAGATGATCTTTCTGACTGATAATGTAGCTATAGTGCTTACTTATTGCTTGCACACATTTGGGGCATGTCTTTGAACTTCTCCCTGTCTCGCCCCTCAAATTTCCTTATGTCTTTTCTAATCCTTTTATAAAAATGCCACCTAACTGTGTATAGTTGCAATTATTTGAAGGGGTTATAAACGGTTTTTCAGACGAGCAATGCTTGAAAGTTCAGATTATCTCAAGGATGATTGCTTGAAAATCAATTGTACTGTTGGAGTCGTGGTCTCTGCGATAGACTGTTCAAGGCTACATTCAATTCAGGTCCCTGATTCTGATATTGGAGCACATTTTGGCATGCTGTTGGAAAACATGGAAGGTTCGGACATTATTTTTAACGTGTCTGGTGAAATATTTCATGCCCATAAATTGGTATTGGCTGCTCGTTCCCCTATATTTCGCTCCGACTTTTTTGATGGTTCAGAAGGCAATCTTCAGGAAATTATTGTTACCGATATGGAACCCAACGTCTTTGAGGTGATGAGTTGAACTTATACTATCAAAACAATTTAATTGCTACTTATGTtctgtatgtgtgtgtgtgtgtctctctctctctctggtttcCTGTCGGTGTGTTAACTGCTGGAAAATCAATATTTATTCCTCTTCCCTAGCAAGAGTAGCTAACTTGGTTACTGATTCTCTCATTAATTTCAACCCAATATTATATATTGTGGCACAGGCTATGCTGCATTTCATATATAGAGATACTCTTGTAGAAGATGAGCTGGTAGCTTCTAGCTCTTCTTCTAATCCTTCTGATTCATTGACGGCGAAGTTGCTGGCAGCAGCTGATCGATATGATTTGGGAAGGCTAAGAAGGATGTGTGAATCCTATCTCTGCAAGGAGATATGTGTGAACTCTGTTGCCAAAACTCTTGCCCTGGCTGACTGCTATCATGCTGCAGAATTAAAAGCTGTTTGCCTCAGATTTGCTGCTGAAAACCTTGCTGGTAAGATGCTCAATTTCTATTGGTTTACTAGTCATGTAATTACATGTAATTTGAGTAAagactttgttcttttttttttttttttaatcttcaacaTAAATTCTTATCAGGAAGTTCTATTGCGTCACATTATTTCCCCAAAAGTTGACCAATGCCAGAAGGGATCATATCTTTTAGCATCTAGCTTTAAATTTGAACTTGACATTGGAATATGGAAATGTTTTGTAACTTATTGCATACGTATCTTAGCATATGATTTTAGCAACTTAGTGTTTATACACATTCTAATCTTGGTGCCCATTATTTTGAATCAAATACTGCAACAGCAAACTGGAAATATGAGCATTGGCATTCAGACTATTCAATATTTCATGTTCTGTGGAATTAAAATTCCAGATCACATTCCAGTGCAGTTTCACTTCCTGCCTATCAAGCAGTCCTAAGAGGATGAAGCTGTAAACTGTGCTTTCTGCTTCACTAAAAAAGAGTCTCCTATTCAGGAAGTCAGACTAATAATCCTAGCGACTTGTTTTTAGACTTGAGATTTAGCTACCTGTCATCTTTGTTTCTTGGTAAACTTTGAGGCTGGTTGATGCAAAACTTTCCTTGCTgttgtttcttcctttttaaaGGTTAATACTTGTTTGATAGCTCGAGGGCTGAAGTTGTACCTACACCTACTGCATCCTTGTTTAGTTATTTTCTTCGATTCAAGTCtccttattttattattatttttttagaaagCACTAGTTGTAATTTTTTTATGTTCGCTAAGTGGCTGTATGAAGAAAATATTTGAGTCATCGGGATGCAGCTTCAACTTGCTTAAAGGGCACACATTCATAGTGTGTGGCTTGTCATGTGGTTTCTCAGGTCCACTGGAAAGTAACATCTTTTATCTCCATTTGAGCACAATAAGTAGATTCTGGTTCTGCATGTGAGAGATTGTGTTTTGAGGAAAACTTGTGCTGACAGGCTGTTAATCCAAGTACATTTACTCTTGATGACTGTAAGTGGAATGAAAAGTAATATTAAGAACGTGAAAATAAAACCTACTGCAGGCCTCTGAACCTCTTTTCAGACACAAGCCATGGAGAAGAATATTTATATTTCCATTTTGTGATAATGTGCTTAACAATCAGCCTGATTCTAGCGGTGCATGTGTAAGATattctacatttttcttatcaagtggcacaacaaaaatgtaaaactCAAAACAGAAGTCATTGGCAGAAATTACTTGTTACGGAGGTTGCATATCTTGCGTATGGAAGGCATTTACTGCTGATAAACAGAGATGTTTAGGTGTTGGGAAATTGGAATCCTCAATTCTAAAACCCAAAAGCCCTTGCTTCTTGCTTAAGCATGTTATGTCCCAGCTGCAGTACCTATTAACAGCtaattatccatttgttttatttccttttgttATTGTTTTTGGGAGAGATAAGGGAGCTTTATGAGGAAAAGGCATTCTTTTGAATAGATTCCTGTTTCTGGGTGTCATAGTATTTGGCTAATGCACTGAAGATGGGATCTGTGTTTGTAGAGGTCCTTGTAGAGTAGCTTGGACATTTTGCTGTTTCTATATATAACCAAGAAACTTGCGTGAGTCGTAAGCGTTGCATCTGAGGATTATATTTGGTGGCAGAAGCATAGAGGGGTCAGACAGATTTAAGCTTTTTTTGTTGAGATTTCAGGATCAACTATGCATCAGGTTTTAACTGCTGAGGCTGTTGAGTTCAATAAGAGGATATTGCAGTCTGGTTTTTTTCAGACAATTGCGTAATATCAATGACTGAGCACACAAATATTTCCGTTTCTGTTTCTTGTGATTTCTACTCTTCCCCATTTACCCAATTTCTTCTCACGCAGCTGTAATGCGGTC is drawn from Coffea arabica cultivar ET-39 chromosome 1c, Coffea Arabica ET-39 HiFi, whole genome shotgun sequence and contains these coding sequences:
- the LOC113703912 gene encoding BTB/POZ and MATH domain-containing protein 4 isoform X3 — its product is MTDPQRPAAPSADNKNALLSPTSSRSVTETVNGSHKFVIQGYSLAKGMGIGKHIASDNFTVGGYQWAIYFYPDGKNPEDNSTYVSVFIALASEGTDVRALFELTLMDQSGKGKHKVHSHFDRSLESGPYTLKYRGSMWGYKRFFRRAMLESSDYLKDDCLKINCTVGVVVSAIDCSRLHSIQVPDSDIGAHFGMLLENMEGSDIIFNVSGEIFHAHKLVLAARSPIFRSDFFDGSEGNLQEIIVTDMEPNVFEAMLHFIYRDTLVEDELVASSSSSNPSDSLTAKLLAAADRYDLGRLRRMCESYLCKEICVNSVAKTLALADCYHAAELKAVCLRFAAENLAAVMRSDGFEYLKENCPSLQSEILKTVAGCEEDCSSGGGKSRSVWAQLSDGGDTNAC
- the LOC113703912 gene encoding BTB/POZ and MATH domain-containing protein 4 isoform X2 — encoded protein: MTDPQRPAAPSADNKNALLSPTSSRSVTETVNGSHKFVIQGYSLAKGMGIGKHIASDNFTVGGYQWAIYFYPDGKNPEDNSTYVSVFIALASEGTDVRALFELTLMDQSGKGKHKVHSHFDRSLESGPYTLKYRGSMWGYKRFFRRAMLESSDYLKDDCLKINCTVGVVVSAIDCSRLHSIQVPDSDIGAHFGMLLENMEGSDIIFNVSGEIFHAHKLVLAARSPIFRSDFFDGSEGNLQEIIVTDMEPNVFEAMLHFIYRDTLVEDELVASSSSSNPSDSLTAKLLAAADRYDLGRLRRMCESYLCKEICVNSVAKTLALADCYHAAELKAVCLRFAAENLAAVMRSDGFEYLKENCPSLQSEILKTVAGCEEDCSSGGGKSRSVWAQLSDGGDTNGWVVFQSS
- the LOC113703912 gene encoding BTB/POZ and MATH domain-containing protein 4 isoform X4, whose product is MTDPQRPAAPSADNKNALLSPTSSRSVTETVNGSHKFVIQGYSLAKGMGIGKHIASDNFTVGGYQWAIYFYPDGKNPEDNSTYVSVFIALASEGTDVRALFELTLMDQSGKGKHKVHSHFDRSLESGPYTLKYRGSMWGYKRFFRRAMLESSDYLKDDCLKINCTVGVVVSAIDCSRLHSIQVPDSDIGAHFGMLLENMEGSDIIFNVSGEIFHAHKLVLAARSPIFRSDFFDGSEGNLQEIIVTDMEPNVFEAMLHFIYRDTLVEDELVASSSSSNPSDSLTAKLLAAADRYDLGRLRRMCESYLCKEICVNSVAKTLALADCYHAAELKAVCLRFAAENLAANWKYEHWHSDYSIFHVLWN
- the LOC113703912 gene encoding BTB/POZ and MATH domain-containing protein 4 isoform X1, giving the protein MTDPQRPAAPSADNKNALLSPTSSRSVTETVNGSHKFVIQGYSLAKGMGIGKHIASDNFTVGGYQWAIYFYPDGKNPEDNSTYVSVFIALASEGTDVRALFELTLMDQSGKGKHKVHSHFDRSLESGPYTLKYRGSMWGYKRFFRRAMLESSDYLKDDCLKINCTVGVVVSAIDCSRLHSIQVPDSDIGAHFGMLLENMEGSDIIFNVSGEIFHAHKLVLAARSPIFRSDFFDGSEGNLQEIIVTDMEPNVFEAMLHFIYRDTLVEDELVASSSSSNPSDSLTAKLLAAADRYDLGRLRRMCESYLCKEICVNSVAKTLALADCYHAAELKAVCLRFAAENLAAVMRSDGFEYLKENCPSLQSEILKTVAGCEEDCSSGGGKSRSVWAQLSDGGDTNGRRVRQRT